A window from Podospora bellae-mahoneyi strain CBS 112042 chromosome 1 map unlocalized CBS112042p_1, whole genome shotgun sequence encodes these proteins:
- a CDS encoding uncharacterized protein (EggNog:ENOG503P9BR), whose product MCDFTKNYYIYTGCMDPGVHFFRTSVDGSRQRSCPRGPHERYIMQPGQCPLCHG is encoded by the coding sequence ATGTGCGACTTCACCAAAAACTACTACATCTACACCGGCTGCATGGACCCGGGGGTACACTTCTTCCGCACCTCGGTCGACGGGAGCCGCCAACGCTCGTGTCCCAGAGGCCCTCACGAGCGCTACATCATGCAGCCCGGACAGTGCCCTCTCTGCCACGGTTGA